CCAGCGCCCGGCGTTTGAAACTGGAACTAACTTTTTATTGCGCTAAAGCAAGCCGCCAGAGTTCTTGTTCATTGTTGCGTCGTTTTTCGTCTTGCACAGTCGCTAGTGCACACTTAAAAACGAATCAGTATATTCAAAGTTATATCGacctaaaatttattttcaaagtggaaataattatttcgtaaaatGGTTAACTCGGTTTTcacgttaaaaatataaaatggctAATGAAAGTGCTAAAATCGGTGTAAATGTGTTGGCTACGCGGTCAAACGTGCCTCACCCGCGCTTTACAAGGCCGTCTCATATCACGGGAGATATTGTCTCTGCAAGTTCTGACAAGCCGAGTTCTTCGCAAAGTTCGAGTACGAGTGAAGAGGATGAAGAACCGCCGCCACAGCAGTAATTCACGTGATTATTCTCAGGTTTGAGCAATTGTCGCAGTAATTGGTGAGTCAccttaataatacttttttacaattatgctGCGTCGTCTAGCATGTTACATAAAGTGACCGAATCTAATAATGCAAACCTACACGACCCTTTTTTGAACCATGCGGCTGTAGTTAATGATATTGCTCATTTAGACGTGTCGGTTCAAGAACCTCcgagttataaattataatattaatttcaatgcAGAGGTTTTTACATTTCTGATTTGAACTGTGTACGTtatattgatatacaaaagaaatacgTTGCTTTTCCTGCTTTtaccgatttaaaaatgagTTTATCAATAAAGCGTTACGTAGCGTTTTAGTGGTCTTCAGCCGAACGcggttcttaatttaaattctatacataataaattgcaAGAATGTTTTGgtcaaactttaaaaacatgttatagAAGATTTAGATAAAATTCCCACCCCTCTTCGGAGTACATGTTTAATcctgaaaaattatctaaatatttacaaaatgttgGTAGTATTGTCAAAATTGACAGAATTCGCGGGTACCAATCTAAAACAATACGCGTTAAATCACGCATACGTTTTTAATCGCCTGTAGCTTCAACGTCTCAGGTTAGTCAAAAGCCCTTTCTTGGTAACCGATACAACTCAAAACAAGGACAACAGAGTCACAACTTCGATGAtcacgaaaataaaaaatgtgagccGTCACGGGACGCCTGGTAGATGTGAAAtatcgacattattttgttaaaataacgatgactatttattgaataaacatttattttcatttaaatacaaaaatttacgaatttatttcaaaacgtgactacttaattcgtttaatcagtgacttcgAAATACACCGTACACACTACTGCATATAGACTGTATATATACCATCATATAGCGTGGCATCGCCACGGCATTTGTCACCAGAAATCGGTTTTACGTGCGGTTATAGATGATTCACATCAAAAGGGGGGACGCAAATATAACAATccaaataaataccaacataAGTGACTCGATGGGCTTTTCGGGCGGATGTTTAAGGAACTATCACAAAAATTGGGTGAAATTAAAACCTCCTTTTTCcattctaaaattaataacctCCGCTCGAATAACTTTCAATCGAAAACCGCTATTAGTACTGTCCTAAATCCTAAAAAAGTTGCAAACACCTGTTTCAACTTCGATTTCCTTGGAAATACATACCATGATTCGAGACCATATACTGGAGCCAGCACTGCTGACTCCGTCGTTCATATCTATCATATCATATCGttcatatttcaaaataacgAAGAACGGAAAAATCGAGTCATTTTCAgccttaaatctttaaatcgGTTCATGAAACCAGAACCTTTTCATCTGTTTCATCACCACCAAATGCCAAATTTCCTACAAAAAGGCGATTGGATGGAGAAGCTGGATCACAGGCAATCCTACTATCATGTACCGATTTCCCTCGAACATCGTTGCTTTCTGCGTATCAGTTACGAGGGAAGGCTCCTTCAAATGACTTGTCTACCTATGGGGTTGGCCATAGCTCCGAAAATGTTTGCTTCGGTGACAAATTGGACAGCCGAGCTATAACGCCGTCAGGGCTTAAGAGTGATCGTTTTCTTGAACGATTACTTACTGGTCTACCAGGACAGAACAATTCTTAACTCCCAGGTTCTCGTAGCCATGACCTTTTTGAAGAACCTGGGCTGGACCATAAATCGAGAGAAGTCGATATGCACTCCAACGAGGTCGATCGATTTTCTGGGTATCACGTGGGACACACTATCAAATGCAAAGTCCTTACCCGTAAAAAGTTATCAAAATTCGTCAGTGCCTGATAACACGCTTGTCAGCCGGCAAATTGGACCCTCAAGCAGGCCCAACGCCTCTTAGGGTATCTCAATTTTGCGACCTTCATCACCCACCGGGGAAGGTTGCGTTGCCGAACGCTGCAGCGACACAGCAATGCATTTAGGAGAGCTCCTCTTTGCCCGAGTTCTCTTGCAGAGGTGAATCAGGACGTGGTATGGTGTTTGCACAACCTCAGTCACAAAACACCGATTCACTTCAAAACAAGGCATGTGAATTACATTGTCACCGATGCCTCGGATCTACAATGGGGAGCGCTAATCAACAACAAACCCCTGAATGGTTCTTGGACTCAAAGTCAGATTGAGTGGCATTGCAATTTAAAGGAGATGCACGCTGTGGTAGCAGCAATCTCTTTGACATCCGAAGTCCTAAAGAACTCGATGGTAATCCTGCAAAGCGACAGCAAAACTGttgtatcgtacataaaaAACGAAGGAGGAACAAGGTCCCAAATGCTGTTAAAATTGACAAAAGATCTTCTGGCACTGACGGACAGTTTGAATATTGTACTTATCCCTCACTTCCTTGCCGGGAATGTACAACGTGGAAGCCGATTACCTCTCGCGCAATCGCAGGGGCACCGAATGGCATCTCTTGAAAGAGGCAACCACGGACATATTCAGACGATCGGGAACCCCCGAAATAGATCTTTTCGCGTCACGAGAGGCTCTTGTCGTGGCAAGTTATGTGTCGCTAGACTTATTAGACTCCAACACTTGCTTCACCACGCCTTCAGTAAATGCTGGCGTTACGAGCTAGCGTGGATATTTCCACCGCCAGTTCCTCTACCTCGAGTGCTGCACCATCTCAACTTATCCCAAGGGAAGTTCATAATAATAGCACCCAGGTGGAGGAAGCCTTTTTGGCGCCCGGATTTGAAAGGCCGAGCACTTGCACCCTCGCTACCAATACGGAATCTAAACAAAACCCTGATAAATACCGTAACGGGTCAACCTCCTCCTCAAGGGCAGAAATTACAGTTGGAAGCGTGGCTAATTTTGGCTGCAAAACACGAGACGAAAAACATTTCGTCGTGTTTGAGAGCTTCAACAAGGAAAACATATGCCCCTATTTGGTATAAATGGGTAAATTGGTGTCAACATAGTAATATAAACTGTCGATTCCCGGCTCCTCCTGATGTAGCTAGATTCTTAGCAAACCTATTTATAAAGGATCATCTGGCATAGATATCTATATATCTAAATCTATTATCTAAATAGATCTATATCTATCTTAGTTCACAAATCTGACATAGCATCAATTTGTGAGGCTCTAAGcgatgttaaaattttatctaataaattagtaaaacATATCCTTAAAGCGCTAGCTCAATCCTATCTATAGCTAGACCAATCGCGCAGAAATTGCCAGTATGGGAAGCGGggaaagttataaattatttgaaaagccTAAAACTAGATGagcaaaatttatttcatagctCGAAACACACAgccacaataattttattggctTCTGGGCATAGAGTTCATGAGACTCTCTTGCTTTTTCGAGCCTCAGCATTTTATTGATAACGGTGATTCCATCACTTTGCATCCGGGTTTCGGttttaaaacagatacaggaaCGTATAGACAGTCAAGTTGGACGTTTTTATCGTGCCCGGAGAAGCATCTAAATCCCTTATTTTGGCTTAGGACACTCATAACTGTCTCTAATAATAGATGAGGCTCCTTgacaaatttgtttattacaacCAGATATCCTGTAAGACCAGCTACGCCCACAATTTTTGGGGGCTGGGTCAAGAAACCCCTTTTGGAATCAGGTATCGAAGCATCTCGGGGTACTTGATCAGCTGTTGCTTCGCTAAATTGTTTTAGAAACATAAATGATATTCTTGGTTAGGCAAATTGGCGTCATGAAAGtacattaaagatatattattgtcGAAATCTAGATAATAATAGTCAGAATGCTGAGACTCAATCAGAAGTCTCTTTCTCAGTACTTTCGGCCGCTTAATGATTAGCCAAGTATTCTACttcattataaacaataaaatttttgttattatgtttattaaatgatgCTAAAGCTTAGGCTTTAATTAgcttgtattgtttatttcatCATGATTCTAtcggatataaataattcaaatcacaTTGTTgcgttttttagttattaatatataactttacaAGCCACCAGGAGATAACAAACACGTCTCTCATAATGGACCTCGGACGTCAAACGGAACacataatatagaaattttacctaaaaataaaatttgtattatgtttcctAAGACGTCCGAGGTCCCAAACAAGCTCTTTCTGGTTCTCTTATTATGAGACAAACAATGAACAAGAACTCTGGCGGCTTGCTTTAGCGCAATAAAAAGTTAGTTCCAGTTTCAAACGCCGGGCGCTGGCGGCGGTGTCACGTGGTGGGAAAAGGTCGGATACTAGCGATTTGGGCGGAAAAGGAAACGATGTACTCTCATAATGGACCTCGGACGTCTTAggaaacataaaacaaattttatttttaggtaaaatttctatattaagtaaattatgaTAGCTGTCCCCTAACTCTTCGCGTAATTTTCTAaccaacttcaaaaaaacCGAAGGGCGACACGACGTgcactttttttacttttcattTGTCAGTTGTCAACACAAGTGAATTTCACATTTTCACTTTCCGATTTCAGCAATAAGCATGTCATATTTCAGCAGTCAGCTGTCAAACTGTAGAAGTATTGTAGAGAGATAAATTGAACCAGCCAGttggatattttatttaatgattatttgtttttttgaaagaaaatttaagaaatgtctAATGAAAACACACTAGATTTACATTACGTACACGAATGTTTTCAAAAGAGCTTAAAAGAGAACGATGACGTGGTAATTGATGCGTACATAGATGGATACAATGAATTAGTAAAGTAAGTATTAGTTCACTGTTTTCATTTCCATATGTTTACTATTTTGACATAAATTTGTTTGCTCAGGTTCTTGAACCTCATCGGGACAGTATTTTCTTTTGTGAGTAGCGATgtgaaaagtaaaataaaggTTATGGAAAAGCTTAAAAGTGGAGACGATGCCATCTACTATGAATCGTTCAAGAAAATGATGAAGTATGAAAAAGAGAGCAGTTTGTACGAAAAGAATGGTTTTGTATCGGGATCAAGGACGATGCTGCGTTTGCATCGAGGGCTGGGTATGTAGAtaatacaatttgtttttatagattCCAATTAATAGGTTTCCAAAAATTTTTAGGCAAAcaaataatcttttttttattttgagcaAAACTTCTGTGACATATTATCTACTTTATACTTATTCGCTTATTTGTTACTAAAAATAGTATTGTTCTCAGATTTCATCCGCCTATTTTTAAAACGTATAAGTGGAACAGAAGAAGATATGAACACTTGCACTACATGTCAGGGTTCCTATAACGAGACCTTGGCTGAATTCCATCCATGGTACATTAGAAAAGCTGCAACACTTGCAATGCATGCCCTGCCTTCTAGacaagatttattaaaaaaggtatttagCATAGAAACAgaatataaagttattaatatagagaaaatattttttgtaaatctgAATGTGTGTCTTTCTTTCCATGGTCTTAACTGATATTTTGATAGTAATTATATATGCATAGGAAACACGGTTAGGAAAGATTGTGTTAAATTGTTAACAGACATGCATTAAATTATtgcatgtttaattttattgacagGGACAAATGATAAAAggtgtttttatttgataaccATATAATCGCTATTGTAATCTTATCTATTTATTGAAACCTTTTAATTCACCTGATACCTAACTAAACTACAAGTCcaaatacaaaatgttaagATAAGATGTTAGATCAGTTAAGTCATAACGAAGTTCAATGTTAACAATGTTATTACACACTCAATACATATgtctttattaaaacattaaacaaacaccatttaaatttgtatatattgtgGTAGttaaaagaattttgaatCCAAATTAAGTCTAAAAatagctaataaataaaagtgttATCATAGGCACTGTTTGACATTTACAACATATTTAGATTTTCCTTAATGAGTTCATAGCATTTTGCAATATCACTTTTTATACAACACTTAACCATATTCATGATCATGAGATGAGATTCAGAAATGAGACAGAGGGAACTATGACTcccatatgt
The Pieris napi chromosome 1, ilPieNapi1.2, whole genome shotgun sequence DNA segment above includes these coding regions:
- the LOC125048601 gene encoding ceramide-1-phosphate transfer protein: MSNENTLDLHYVHECFQKSLKENDDVVIDAYIDGYNELVKFLNLIGTVFSFVSSDVKSKIKVMEKLKSGDDAIYYESFKKMMKYEKESSLYEKNGFVSGSRTMLRLHRGLDFIRLFLKRISGTEEDMNTCTTCQGSYNETLAEFHPWYIRKAATLAMHALPSRQDLLKKIFGSEDELTEAMAVLPQTLQSCDEVYQRVHQLYTDFDFHGLP